The following proteins are encoded in a genomic region of Phaeodactylum tricornutum CCAP 1055/1 chromosome 1, whole genome shotgun sequence:
- a CDS encoding predicted protein, translating to MAIPEAKQQAEPKTHPLPVRSVTVLMPLVETAQAWFQRSCRKRALAGIPKDSSSAAWAFFRSGGTGIAFLDTLLRRQGGSDQLPIIDIRGDFGKTWTVVSLAARFVVATRPSQFPTAVGDHSSLPQVIVMDTTHDVTTSKVALSVRSTLLRQFGSAVEDSFEMDMISCLGRIHVATADDAFGWVPILETLRYKLAPLSAEGPTLILWDGFLSDAEHDEANRMEIIRQLGRLVEDCSVVLVTASTGYRHKHEWNKYVTHHIRLDRNESNGTGHEFLATIHGSQIPFSLSAAGILS from the coding sequence ATGGCTATTCCTGAAGCAAAGCAACAGGCCGAGCCAAAAACACATCCACTGCCTGTGAGATCTGTGACGGTGCTGATGCCTTTGGTGGAGACTGCTCAGGCCTGGTTCCAAAGATCTTGCCGAAAGAGAGCCCTGGCTGGAATTCCAAAAGACTCCTCTTCCGCAGCATGGGCTTTTTTCCGTTCGGGTGGAACAGGAATAGCCTTCCTGGATACCCTTCTGCGACGCCAAGGGGGCTCAGATCAGCTGCCAATAATCGACATACGTGGTGATTTTGGCAAAACGTGGACGGTGGTTTCGCTTGCGGCGCGTTTTGTCGTTGCCACAAGACCGTCGCAGTTTCCCACTGCTGTCGGGGATCACTCGTCCCTTCCCCAGGTCATTGTTATGGACACCACCCATGACGTAACAACATCCAAAGTCGCCTTATCAGTTCGCTCTACGCTGCTGCGACAGTTTGGCTCGGCTGTGGAGGATAGCTTCGAAATGGACATGATTTCCTGTCTTGGTCGTATTCACGTTGCTACTGCGGACGATGCATTTGGATGGGTACCCATTCTCGAAACTCTTCGCTACAAGTTAGCCCCACTTTCCGCCGAAGGTCCCACACTGATACTATGGGACGGTTTTCTAAGTGATGCTGAGCACGATGAGGCGAATCGCATGGAAATCATTCGGCAATTGGGGCGTTTGGTGGAGGATTGTTCAGTGGTTCTGGTCACCGCGTCTACAGGATATCGACACAAGCATGAATGGAACAAATACGTGACCCATCACATTCGTCTGGATCGCAACGAGTCGAACGGAACTGGACACGAGTTCTTGGCAACTATACACGGATCCCAAATACCGTTTTCGCTCTCCGCGGCGGGGATCTTGTCTTAG
- a CDS encoding predicted protein: MSFTSGRNFTIGPLKENVWSSPNKITSSSDITPNQSESKGRLPLGFLSPNRKWPRSSGKKRHKDYVELHEESTKSHLPAQFLEFKAGRKDLLHVIHEQELSKRTKDRELIALNVKLEGIQKGLAEIEKERQTLTDSSGRLESEKKKLERELSMREKEIISLSKRCSSQAEKMKEVACLKSAKDSLTRQVTELVAKAREKEVDEVSKASLRQQLDQSQASQSELEQLLKTVTKDYNEVAEKLRLSLQHVGKLMDQKREWEEERKQQRQGHDLETKNLKEYLREKDLKVTHLEQGLQEKVETIQKIREEVSSLLMSQDEKVRSSTEVNEKRLQELSVEHSASIANLETRFQADVQQLNEQMADKSALIERLQEEISTRMLETMAMSSSLERLYDDSKLLDTLTVDVEALTQETFDLKECLHERNTEIAELEADVLRLEMEKELLAQESHRIEGLRERVYTMEEEKTQMQSRLKSEADTGRETIRLLEEELKSAEAKAQTMFDKHKTNQENISSTLRSHIANLNNEIKEKQRMHNEVDATKDSTITSLKEEMQSLADDFLKATKEHGSEMKILREEIKELKRNLAIKDSELQDLRTSELQKTDETIRGLRKEIIRLNRTINEKEHAAESTMGEMEQQLAQLRLRAAELEERAEEKTRDHQFEENGFAETIVDLRLQVDRLVISLKERDRKIEDQVSEVSHLAACLSRAQNERDEYRKKTLELRSSETSAKSERDNFVLALERESARVQSFESKEKEWMLQCETLRKEVQSVDSKLAAQLGQQKLLENAIQERDRLLSEALSQKNILEGRLERESSVLGALKQESNGKDLLLTEKGEEVRRLKAEWVRKENQYMEDIHSEQSRRQIIEADLAVSSAALKAAKKDYKDVTELEKENQLLKDKVRRQEVFLKRKLEKEKVMRERAVGKPLSVQSRPIRISKIPSPQKTRSAVNSRSTLSTASESSLNMSLDWELDSLLAD; encoded by the exons ATGTCGTTTACTTCTGGCCGCAACTTCACAATCGGTCCTTTAAAGGAAAACGTCTGGTCTTCACCGAACAAAATAACGAGTTCAAGCGACATCACTCCAAATCAATCCGAGTCAAAGGGACGACTTCCTCTAGGTTTTTTGTCGCCAAATCGAAAATGGCCCAGGTCTTCGGGCAAAAAGCGTCACAAGGACTATGTCGAACTACACGAGGAAAGCACAAAGTCACACCTGCCTGCGCAGTTTTTGGAATTCAAGGCCGGACGCAAAGATCTATTGCATGTTATTCACGAGCAAGAGCTTTCAAAGAGAACCAAAGATCGCGAGTTGATAGCCCTCAACGTCAAACTAGAAGGCATCCAAAAGGGTTTAGCAGAAATTGAGAAAGAACGCCAGACTCTAACGGACTCGTCAGGGCGTCTCGagtcggaaaagaagaaattaGAACGCGAGCTTTCTATgcgggaaaaagaaatcatATCACTGTCAAAGCGATGTTCTTCACAGGCTGAGAAAATGAAGGAAGTGGCTTGTCTAAAATCGGCCAAAGACTCTTTGACAAGGCAGGTCACCGAGCTTGTTGCCAAAGCACGTGAAAAGGAGGTTGACGAGGTGTCAAAAGCGTCTCTTCGACAGCAGCTTGACCAGTCCCAAGCTTCTCAAAGTGAACTTGAGCAACTTTTAAAAACTGTTACAAAAGATTACAACGAAGTCGCAGAAAAACTCAGGCTTTCTTTGCAGCATGTCGGTAAATTGATGGACCAGAAGCGAGAGTGGGAAGAAGAGCGAA AGCAACAACGCCAAGGGCATGATCTAGAGACCAAAAACTTGAAAGAGTATTTgagagagaaagatttgAAAGTCACTCACCTCGAACAGGGACTGCAAGAAAAAGTTGAAACAATCCAGAAGATAAGGGAGGAGGTCTCGTCGCTTTTGATGAGTCAAGATGAGAAGGTACGGTCTTCGACAGAAGTCAACGAAAAGAGGCTGCAAGAGTTGTCCGTAGAGCATTCTGCTTCAATCGCGAATCTAGAAACGAGATTTCAAGCTGATGTTCAGCAATTGAATGAGCAGATGGCCGATAAATCAGCATTAATCGAAAGGCTTCAAGAGGAGATCTCTACTCGAATGCTTGAGACTAtggcaatgtcgtcgtcCCTTGAAAGGCTGTATGATGACAGTAAGCTCCTCGATACTCTCACAGTAGATGTTGAAGCGTTGACACAGGAAACATTTGATCTCAAGGAATGTCTTCACGAAAGAAACACTGAGATAGCAGAGCTTGAGGCGGACGTACTTCGACTCGAGATGGAAAAAGAGCTCCTCGCCCAGGAATCCCATAGAATAGAAGGGCTTCGCGAAAGAGTGTATACTatggaggaagaaaagactcAGATGCAGAGTAGACTAAAATCTGAAGCGGACACTGGGCGCGAAACTATACGTCTTCTTGAAGAGGAGCTGAAATCAGCCGAAGCTAAGGCACAAACGATGTTTGACAAGCACAAAACGAATCAGGAAAACATTTCGTCGACGCTTCGGTCCCACATCGCAAATCTCAACAATGAGATAAAAGAGAAGCAGCGAATGCACAATGAAGTAGACGCCACAAAAGATTCGACAATTACATCTCTAAAGGAGGAGATGCAAAGCCTTGCAGATGATTTCTTGAAGGCGACAAAGGAGCACGGTTCGGAAATGAAGATTCTTCGCGAAGAAATCAAAGAGCTCAAAAGAAATCTAGCCATCAAAGATTCTGAATTGCAAGACTTGCGAACATCTGAGCTTCAAAAGACCGACGAAACTATTCGTGGTCTACGCAAAGAAATCATACGGTTGAATAGGACAATCAACGAGAAAGAGCACGCTGCCGAAAGTACTATGGGGGAAATGGAGCAGCAACTTGCTCAACTAAGATTACGGGCTGCAGAACTTGAAGAGCGGGCGGAGGAAAAAACAAGAGATCATCAGTTTGAAGAAAACGGCTTTGCTGAAACAATTGTTGACCTACGGTTGCAGGTCGATCGACTAGTGATTTCGTTGAAAGAGCGTGATCGAAAAATTGAAGATCAAGTTAGTGAAGTAAGTCACTTAGCGGCTTGTCTATCACGAGCTCAAAATGAGCGTGACGAGTATCGTAAAAAAACTTTGGAGCTCCGCTCGTCGGAAACGTCGGCAAAGAGTGAGCGTGACAACTTCGTCCTTGCCCTTGAGCGAGAAAGTGCTCGAGTGCAGTCGTTTGAGTCCAAGGAGAAAGAGTGGATGCTTCAATGTGAAACACTTCGAAAGGAAGTACAATCCGTCGACAGCAAACTTGCAGCACAGCTAGGGCAGCAGAAACTCCTCGAAAATGCTATCCAAGAGCGAGATCGACTTTTGTCAGAGGCATTGTCGCAAAAAAACATATTGGAAGGGCGACTGGAACGAGAGTCTTCAGTACTTGGTGCACTAAAGCAGGAGTCTAATGGTAAGGATTTACTGCTGACGGAGAAAGGAGAAGAAGTGCGACGGTTGAAAGCCGAGTGGGTTCGCAAAGAGAATCAATACATGGAAGATATCCATTCTGAACAGAGCCGCCGACAAATTATTGAAGCAGATCTCGCCGTTTCGAGCGCAGCGTTAAAAGCAGCCAAAAAAGACTATAAGGACGTGACGGAGCTGGAAAAAGAGAATCAGCTGTTGAAAGATAAAGTTCGTCGGCAGGAAGTTTTTTTGAAACGAAAGCTGGAGAAGGAAAAGGTGATGCGTGAACGTGCCGTTGGGAAACCACTGTCGGTTCAATCTCGCCCCATTCGTATATCCAAAATTCCCTCTCCACAAAAGACACGATCGGCTGTTAACAGCCGATCGACTCTCTCCACCGCCTCCGAATCATCGTTGAATATGTCTCTGGACTGGGAACTTGATTCATTGCTAGCAGACTAA
- a CDS encoding predicted protein, with the protein MTSFQVQDTRRYCKAWVRCSQFQLVDPHQVFGWNYWRRFPTIIVAEHSKIDCEYRVSNEMMPACHFVLLIAMVGIASAFLPPAKPLGGISRKTQIIPSFHMFDKVFEDEGPLGKGITVGKIQVALTAGDRSPSSILGLLERKARADDDSSYGLARSAYDVCMALLRKEDDWVGACSQSQWFKGGDSGKAESTFNTWADKEGAKFEKEYIPESSNDDKVGGSTTVVVSMIIEIQGDATEFDGAGYTREATKKVLSNIASDCMVEEGDNVNAVEIFWTPSDPEEVLSKNDMIIDFPELIDM; encoded by the exons ATGACGTCATTCCAGGTTCAAGATACAAGGCGATATTGTAAGGCGTGGGTACGATGCTCACAATTTCAACTCGTGGATCCACATCAAGTTTTTGGTTGGAACTACTGGCGTCGCTTCCCTACAATAATCGTAGCCGAACACTCtaaaattgactgtgaatatcGTGTATCAAACGAGATGATGCCCGCTTGTCATTTCGTTTTATTAATTGCTATGGTAGGCATCGCGAGCGCTTTCTTACCTCCTGCTAAGCCACTGGGAGGAATATCTCGAAAAACCCAAATCATACCTTCATTTCACATGTTTGAcaaagtttttgaagacgaaggACCTCTCGGAAAAGGTATTACAGTAGGAAAAATTCAAGTGGCATTGACTGCCGGCGATCGATCTCCTTCGAGTATTTTGGGTCTACTGGAGCGCAAGGCGCGAGCAGACGATGACTCATCCTACGGACTTGCGCGCTCGGCCTACGACGTCTGCATGGCACTATTGCGTAAAGAGGACGATTGGGTTGGGGCATGCAGCCAGAGTCAATGGTTCAAGGGAGGCGATAGTGGTAAAGCGGAGAGTACTTTTAATACATGGGCAGATAAGGAAGGTGCCAAGTTCGAAAAG GAATACATCCCGGAATCTAGTAATGACGATAAAGTTGGAGGCTCAactactgttgttgttaGTATGATTATTGAGATACAAGGAGATGCCACTGA GTTTGACGGTGCTGGATATACTCGGGAAGCTACAAAGAAAGTCCTCTCTAACATTGCGAGTGACTGCATGGTTGAAGAAGGTGACAACGTCAACGCTGTCGAGATCTTTTGGACACCTAGCGATCCGGAGGAAGTCTTGAGCAAGAACGATATGATCATTGACTTTCCGGAACTCATTGACATGTAA
- a CDS encoding predicted protein codes for MTIAMTMFAATQATARQNLLVCGRRSLSNFYSPKLTERRVGEAGSGGHSSEAGVKVALFGASGFLGNYVCGELGANGFMAYLANRGDDMEMRHLKIPFDLGRTRFQFYSPRDRDSIKEVIQDADVVVNMIGKYYESGQPIQTAKFPYVGYRTNYSFADANVEIPRTLAEICLEMQVDHFVHVSSASASPDARSEWSRTKYAGEQAIKEVYPWATIIRPTQFFGKQDRFLHWFARMAKWYRIVPLVDGGKTLTQPVWAGDVAKTILKVCDNPSIFEGRQIDCFGPAEFSYSELADFVNDITERNRPVFNLPYDYYAAIAKVLQYQRDPLITPDLVEIWSEDFLPSMPPEEYKLQKYEQTKILTMQDLGIEPTPIEKIAFEFMQIYRAGGHFARVQGYH; via the exons ATGACGATTGCAATGACGATGTTTGCGGCAACACAGGCAACGGCAAGACAGAATTTGTTGGTCTGCGGCCGTCGATCTCTGTCTAACTTCTATTCACCGAAGCTGACGGAACGGCGAGTTGGAGAAGCTGGTTCCGGCGGGCATTCCTCCGAGGCCGGAGTCAAGGTGGCTCTCTTCGGAGCTTCGGGATTCTTAGGAAATTATGTTTGTGGTGAATTAG GAGCGAACGGTTTCATGGCGTATTTGGCAAATCGCGGAGACGATATGGAAATGCGTCACCTCAAGATTCCCTTCGACCTCGGGCGTACACGCTTCCAGTTTTACAGCCCCCGCGATCGTGATTCCATCAAGGAAGTCATTCAGGATGCtgatgtcgtcgtcaatATGATCGGAAAATACTACGAGTCGGGGCAGCCGATCCAGACTGCCAAGTTTCCGTACGTTGGTTACCGTACGAATTATTCGTTCGCGGATGCCAACGTAGAAATTCCTCGTACGCTGGCGGAAATCTGTCTCGAAATGCAAGTGGATCACTTCGTTCACGTCTCTTCGGCTTCGGCGTCTCCGGATGCTCGTTCGGAATGGTCCCGCACCAAGTACGCTGGAGAGCAGGCCATCAAGGAAGTTTACCCCTGGGCGACCATCATCCGTCCTACGCAGTTCTTTGGCAAACAGGATCGTTTCCTACATTGGTTCGCTCGTATGGCGAAATGGTACCGGATCGTACCACTCGTGGATGGGGGCAAGACCCTGACGCAGCCCGTGTGGGCGGGAGACGTGGCCAAGACTATTCTCAAGGTCTGCgacaatccatccatctttGAAGGTCGCCAAATCGACTGCTTTGGTCCAGCCGAGTTTTCGTACAGCGAGTTGGCCGATTTTGTGAATGATATCACGGAACGGAACCGACCTGTTTTCAATCTTCCGTACGACTACTACGCCGCAATTGCCAAGGTACTGCAGTACCAGCGCGATCCGCTCATCACCCCAGATTTAGTGGAAATATGGAGCGAAGATTTTCTTCCCTCCATGCCACCAGAAGAGTACAAGCTGCAGAAATACGAACAGACCAAGATCTTGACCATGCAGGATTTGGGCATTGAGCCTACTCCTATTGAGAAGATTGCTTTCGAGTTTATGCAAATTTATCGCGCCGGAGGGCACTTTGCTCGTGTGCAAGGATACCATTAA